One genomic segment of Coriobacteriia bacterium includes these proteins:
- a CDS encoding flippase, whose protein sequence is MSAQSASRGLGLKRLGGNAMLTFAAQIGASVIGLALSGMLGRTLGAKALGTYGAALFLSTMLVTLLEFGISYANVFHIASGDVSAREVMRANIRIWSVITVLGLAGSTVIILVWGAKWFPGIPTTLLFIGLASFPPNLLQFYCQSILQGHQDFKRFNALTVIVQLTTFVVSAVLILGFHMGVIAAVIAFLIGQILSLLITLWVLQPYLARAPEATTHESWWVYGRKAVSYGWKQHLSTVISFVNLRVDFFFVQMFLGQTDGGIYYAAIQMAEAMWIISKVVSTVLLPRLAELRGHEETRQQLTPLITRLVVWGTALASVVAAILVKPFIFLVWHRPEFAPAAVVLWVLLPGIVMWSATRIIAYDFSARGRPELNSYMAGIVLVINVALNIILIPRYGMIGGAISTTVAYTANSFATVYLYRQFNDISSWKLFILQREDVVLLGQAAKAALGKGRSS, encoded by the coding sequence ATGAGCGCCCAGTCGGCCTCGCGAGGGCTCGGACTCAAGCGCCTGGGCGGCAACGCCATGCTGACTTTTGCGGCGCAGATTGGCGCCTCCGTCATTGGTTTGGCGCTCTCGGGTATGCTCGGCCGTACGCTTGGGGCAAAGGCGCTCGGAACGTACGGAGCAGCGCTGTTCCTCTCCACGATGCTGGTGACGCTCTTGGAGTTCGGAATCAGCTACGCAAACGTCTTCCACATCGCCAGTGGCGACGTGAGCGCTCGCGAGGTGATGCGAGCCAACATTCGCATCTGGTCCGTGATCACGGTGCTGGGCCTGGCCGGCTCGACCGTCATCATTCTCGTTTGGGGCGCGAAGTGGTTCCCGGGCATCCCGACGACGCTGCTCTTCATAGGCTTGGCCTCGTTCCCGCCTAACCTGCTGCAGTTCTACTGCCAGTCGATCCTGCAGGGTCATCAGGACTTCAAGCGCTTCAACGCGCTGACCGTGATCGTGCAGCTCACCACGTTTGTGGTGTCTGCGGTGCTCATTCTCGGCTTCCACATGGGCGTGATCGCGGCGGTCATCGCGTTCCTCATCGGGCAGATACTCTCGCTGCTCATCACGCTTTGGGTGCTGCAGCCGTACCTGGCGCGCGCGCCTGAAGCCACTACTCACGAGAGTTGGTGGGTGTACGGCCGCAAGGCGGTCAGCTACGGGTGGAAGCAGCACCTGAGCACGGTCATCTCCTTCGTGAACCTGCGCGTCGACTTCTTCTTCGTGCAGATGTTCCTCGGCCAGACCGACGGCGGAATCTACTACGCCGCGATCCAGATGGCCGAGGCGATGTGGATCATCTCGAAGGTGGTAAGCACGGTGCTGCTGCCTCGGCTCGCCGAGCTTCGCGGGCACGAGGAGACCCGGCAGCAGCTCACTCCGCTCATCACGCGGCTCGTGGTGTGGGGGACGGCACTGGCCTCAGTCGTTGCGGCTATCCTCGTCAAGCCGTTCATCTTCCTCGTATGGCACCGCCCCGAGTTTGCGCCTGCGGCAGTGGTGCTGTGGGTTCTGCTGCCCGGTATCGTCATGTGGAGCGCGACCCGCATCATCGCCTACGACTTCTCGGCGAGGGGTCGCCCGGAGCTCAACAGCTACATGGCGGGCATCGTGCTCGTCATCAACGTGGCGCTCAACATCATCCTGATTCCTCGCTACGGCATGATTGGTGGCGCAATCTCCACGACTGTGGCGTACACGGCCAACTCGTTTGCGACCGTCTACCTCTACCGGCAGTTCAACGACATCTCTTCGTGGAAGCTGTTCATCCTGCAGCGTGAAGATGTCGTGCTACTGGGTCAGGCCGCGAAGGCCGCGCTGGGCAAGGGACGTTCCTCTTAG